The sequence GACTTGTTGTAAGTATAGCTAAAAGATATGTGGGAAGAGGAATGATGTTCCTTGATCTTATACAAGAAGGAAATCTAGGACTTATAAAAGCAGTTGAAAAGTTTGATTATAGAAAAGGTTTTAAGTTTAGTACTTATGCTACATGGTGGATACGTCAAGCTATTACTAGAGCTATAGCAGATCAAGCTAGAACTATTAGAATACCAGTTCATATGGTAGAAACTATAAATAAACTTATAAGAGTGCAAAGACAATTAATTCAAGAACTTGGAAGAGATCCACTTCCAGAAGAATTGTCAAAGCATTTGGATATGCCAGTGGAAAAGGTAAGAGAAATCTTAAAGATAGCTCAAGAACCAGTTTCTTTGGAAACTCCAATTGGAGAAGAAGAGGATAGCCATTTAGGTGATTTCATTCCAGATGATGATGCATTGGCTCCTGCAGAAGCAGCAGCATTTACAATGCTTAAAGAGCAACTTATAAATGTCTTAGATACTTTAACTCCAAGAGAGGAAAAAGTATTAAGATTAAGATTCGGTCTTGATGATGGAAGAGCTAGAACTCTAGAAGAAGTTGGTAAAGAGTTTAATGTAACAAGAGAAAGAATAAGACAAATAGAAGCTAAAGCTTTAAGAAAACTTC comes from Clostridium sp. TW13 and encodes:
- the rpoD gene encoding RNA polymerase sigma factor RpoD — translated: MAEGGKLMKEKKVLVEDKANAINKDKNAKMVIVKRLIDKGKKSGTLTYKEIMSELEEIDINPEHIEKIYEVLESLGIEIIGDIAANEEVQEELDISIPEGIAIDDPVRMYLKEIGKVPLLSSEEEIVLAEKIEEGDQAAKKKLAEANLRLVVSIAKRYVGRGMMFLDLIQEGNLGLIKAVEKFDYRKGFKFSTYATWWIRQAITRAIADQARTIRIPVHMVETINKLIRVQRQLIQELGRDPLPEELSKHLDMPVEKVREILKIAQEPVSLETPIGEEEDSHLGDFIPDDDALAPAEAAAFTMLKEQLINVLDTLTPREEKVLRLRFGLDDGRARTLEEVGKEFNVTRERIRQIEAKALRKLRHPSRSKKLKDYLD